The following coding sequences are from one Verrucomicrobiota bacterium window:
- a CDS encoding glycosyltransferase family 9 protein produces MIPECFRSHRQLLCAHATEALAPMLRMGSRWWSGSSTSPERWRKGLLIGANHIGDILYRTSSLMQLAKGFPDCTWDILAPEPAAQVLEANHAFRKIHRMEIPYYGSEDFMKLKQEQYDVAICYDSGSYSRPLLTATLLGIPNRVGYVHKGWSGLVTHPIRINYPQPFPAYFRDLVAQLTEQETNWDLRPKVTLTEQDHRKAEALWSELKLADDRPVLACFVTTRQPTGVWPLEKFRETLELLHSSSTAQIVLCGAAQDAEKLKLLQSSLSLPVSINAGRLELRALIAFLTKCHVVLSTDSGPRHLANAAGVPVVFVRNPWFSRMEAGVYCPDSEYDLGPDMEFLPPKEQNSHLDQATTKKVADLLLSLIT; encoded by the coding sequence ATGATTCCTGAGTGTTTCCGAAGCCACAGGCAACTGCTTTGCGCCCATGCAACCGAGGCGCTTGCCCCAATGCTGCGAATGGGCTCCAGATGGTGGTCGGGCTCCTCCACCTCTCCGGAGAGATGGCGCAAAGGGCTTCTGATCGGCGCGAATCATATCGGAGATATCTTATACCGCACATCCTCCCTGATGCAATTGGCGAAGGGTTTCCCGGACTGTACTTGGGATATTTTGGCACCGGAACCGGCCGCGCAGGTACTAGAGGCCAATCATGCATTCCGGAAAATCCACCGGATGGAGATCCCGTACTATGGATCGGAGGACTTCATGAAATTGAAGCAGGAGCAGTATGATGTCGCGATCTGCTACGACAGCGGCTCCTACAGCCGCCCACTGCTGACGGCAACGCTTCTGGGCATTCCAAACCGAGTCGGATACGTCCACAAGGGATGGTCCGGATTGGTAACCCATCCAATCAGGATCAACTACCCTCAACCGTTTCCTGCCTATTTCCGAGATCTCGTGGCTCAACTCACTGAGCAAGAAACCAACTGGGATTTGCGTCCGAAAGTCACTCTGACTGAGCAGGATCACAGGAAAGCAGAAGCCCTCTGGTCCGAACTCAAGTTGGCAGATGATCGCCCGGTATTGGCCTGTTTTGTCACGACGCGCCAACCGACTGGTGTCTGGCCGCTCGAGAAGTTCCGTGAGACCCTGGAGCTACTCCACAGTTCGAGCACTGCTCAGATCGTGCTCTGCGGCGCTGCTCAGGACGCAGAGAAGTTAAAATTACTGCAATCCTCGCTCAGTTTACCGGTCAGCATCAATGCGGGCCGTCTGGAGCTTCGGGCCTTGATCGCCTTTCTCACCAAATGCCATGTCGTCCTGAGCACGGACTCCGGCCCCCGCCATCTTGCCAATGCGGCGGGGGTGCCTGTTGTCTTTGTGCGCAATCCGTGGTTCTCCAGAATGGAAGCCGGGGTCTATTGCCCCGACTCGGAATACGACCTAGGCCCTGATATGGAATTTCTTCCTCCTAAAGAACAAAACTCCCATCTCGATCAAGCCACAACAAAGAAAGTTGCAGACCTTTTGCTCTCCCTAATTACTTAA
- a CDS encoding FkbM family methyltransferase produces MIELAWLNKLHWRFKYAWNLGLGSTTVCFLQKIRQSIGRQTRPYKLLCKYIKHPLLCRPGTSDRKVFLQIFADRDYQCLDEVQSAQLVIDCGANVGYSSVYFLNRFPSAKVIAIEPDPNNFALLKANVAPYGDRCETLQTAVWSSETDLVISEVPFRDGREWSKTVRPIRTGETGSMRAISIGSVLKESGLQRISILKCDIEGAEIQVFSSGFESWLGKVDNLVIELHGDEARAIFLRAISHEGFQTSESGELFVCRRATSIP; encoded by the coding sequence ATGATCGAGTTAGCCTGGCTTAACAAACTGCACTGGCGGTTCAAGTATGCTTGGAACCTTGGTCTTGGTTCCACAACGGTCTGTTTTCTACAAAAAATCCGTCAGTCCATCGGTCGTCAAACTCGTCCCTACAAGCTACTTTGTAAATACATTAAGCATCCACTTCTCTGCCGTCCAGGGACAAGCGACAGGAAGGTGTTTTTACAGATTTTTGCTGACCGCGACTATCAATGTCTCGACGAAGTTCAAAGCGCTCAACTTGTGATCGATTGCGGCGCGAACGTCGGATATTCATCGGTTTATTTCCTCAATCGATTCCCCAGTGCAAAGGTTATCGCGATTGAGCCCGATCCCAATAATTTCGCCCTTCTAAAGGCCAATGTCGCGCCTTATGGCGACCGCTGCGAAACTCTACAGACCGCAGTGTGGTCGAGCGAGACTGACCTTGTGATCTCCGAGGTGCCATTTCGCGATGGGCGAGAATGGTCAAAAACGGTGCGTCCGATAAGAACTGGCGAGACCGGCTCCATGAGGGCAATCAGCATCGGCTCGGTTTTGAAAGAAAGCGGCCTCCAGCGAATCTCAATCCTCAAGTGCGATATCGAGGGAGCTGAAATCCAGGTTTTCTCTTCCGGTTTTGAGTCATGGCTAGGCAAGGTGGACAATCTTGTGATCGAGTTGCATGGTGATGAGGCGCGGGCTATCTTTCTAAGAGCAATCTCCCATGAAGGATTTCAAACTTCAGAGTCGGGCGAGCTTTTTGTATGCCGTCGCGCTACCTCCATCCCTTAG
- a CDS encoding glycosyltransferase, whose amino-acid sequence MKIAFLGSRGIPARYSGFETFYEQLSIRLVKRGHEVVVFNRYPFVPFKDRTYKGVRIIRLPTINKKSLDTIVHTFLSVLLLPFQRPDIAYFCGVGNAIFCLPCRWLGIPTIINVDGEDWARKKWSGFASRWLLWSESWAARFADIVVADAKVIQKRYRELYGCETVYVPYGANIPTETPPSDILKRLGLEPDGYVLFVSRLVPENRAELLIEAFKQIKTDKKLVIVGDAPYSEAYKQSLREAADGRVVFAGYVFADDYAAISRSASLFCLPSGIDGTRPVLLDQMGFGNCIVIRNSAANLEVGGEAVAVFEKDREIESLRETISGLLDNPAERRRLGLAARERVASLYDWEVITTSYEEMFVNLMSKIS is encoded by the coding sequence ATGAAAATCGCATTCCTCGGATCCCGTGGCATACCGGCCCGTTACAGCGGGTTTGAAACCTTCTACGAGCAGCTTTCCATAAGGCTTGTGAAGCGCGGTCACGAGGTCGTGGTCTTCAACCGCTACCCGTTCGTGCCCTTCAAGGACCGCACTTACAAGGGGGTTCGCATCATCAGGCTTCCCACCATCAACAAGAAGTCCCTCGACACCATCGTCCACACTTTTCTGTCCGTGCTCTTGCTACCCTTCCAGCGCCCGGATATCGCCTACTTCTGCGGCGTTGGCAATGCCATCTTCTGCCTCCCTTGCCGCTGGCTTGGCATTCCCACGATCATCAATGTCGACGGGGAAGACTGGGCCCGCAAGAAATGGAGCGGATTTGCTTCCCGATGGCTTCTCTGGAGCGAGTCCTGGGCAGCTCGTTTTGCAGACATCGTCGTTGCCGATGCCAAAGTCATCCAGAAGCGATACCGCGAACTCTACGGATGCGAGACGGTCTATGTCCCCTACGGGGCTAATATTCCCACTGAAACTCCCCCGAGCGACATCCTCAAGCGGCTAGGCCTAGAGCCGGACGGATACGTTCTTTTCGTCAGCCGACTTGTGCCGGAGAACCGGGCCGAACTCCTCATCGAGGCATTCAAGCAAATCAAAACGGACAAGAAACTCGTTATCGTGGGCGATGCACCCTACTCCGAGGCGTACAAGCAATCCCTTCGCGAGGCAGCCGACGGAAGGGTCGTCTTTGCCGGGTACGTATTTGCCGACGACTATGCCGCCATCAGCAGATCGGCGTCACTCTTCTGTCTACCCAGCGGCATCGACGGAACAAGACCCGTCCTATTGGATCAGATGGGATTCGGAAACTGCATCGTCATACGCAACTCGGCCGCAAACCTCGAAGTGGGAGGCGAGGCGGTGGCTGTATTCGAAAAGGATCGCGAAATAGAGAGCCTTCGCGAAACAATCTCAGGGCTTCTTGACAATCCGGCGGAACGCCGACGGCTGGGGCTAGCTGCCCGCGAACGGGTGGCGAGTCTCTATGACTGGGAGGTCATCACCACCAGCTACGAGGAGATGTTCGTCAATCTCATGAGTAAAATCTCGTAA
- a CDS encoding glycosyltransferase family 4 protein yields the protein MATSSISKKRLRIGIDAHALGSNLGGNETYLRCLLQGLNAHPEHDYVLYVSHSTANRIAGDLLQGAERHQVSPNPLKRLGLDLPLASFRDGLDLIHLQYVSPLLSGCPVSLLIHDLSYEHNPEWFTRGEVARFRATIPRSAKTSHIVMTISEFCREDIIRRLGIPSEKVIVTPNALPPHYKRAETEKIRGLRSRLGIPERYILALGNLQPRKNIISLIRAWRRIMDRPEMKETSLVITGKKAWLFDEILSEAGIGDASGDRIVFTGYLPEEDLPALYSGALLFVYPSLFEGFGLPPIEAMACGTPVILGRHSALAEVCGTAACYTDVTDQAALGETILMLRKDETKRSSLSAEGILHAASYTLERLAAPTVRAWERIARITT from the coding sequence ATGGCGACATCTTCCATCTCCAAAAAACGGCTCAGGATCGGGATTGACGCCCATGCCCTAGGATCAAACCTCGGAGGAAACGAAACTTACCTGCGATGTCTCCTCCAGGGCTTAAATGCCCATCCAGAGCATGACTACGTCCTGTACGTCAGCCACTCGACCGCCAATCGTATCGCCGGCGATCTCCTGCAAGGCGCCGAGCGCCATCAAGTCTCTCCAAATCCGCTGAAACGCCTCGGATTAGACCTCCCTCTGGCATCGTTTCGTGACGGCCTGGATCTCATTCATCTTCAGTATGTCTCCCCCCTGCTCTCGGGATGTCCGGTCTCCCTGCTGATCCACGATCTCTCCTATGAACATAACCCTGAGTGGTTCACCCGAGGCGAGGTTGCACGATTCCGGGCGACGATCCCCCGATCCGCAAAAACCTCGCATATCGTGATGACCATCAGCGAATTTTGCAGAGAGGATATTATCCGGCGACTGGGGATCCCTTCGGAAAAAGTCATCGTCACTCCCAACGCCCTTCCCCCGCACTACAAGCGCGCTGAAACGGAAAAAATAAGGGGCCTCCGTTCCAGATTGGGCATTCCCGAACGCTACATCCTTGCGCTTGGGAATCTCCAGCCGCGCAAAAACATCATCTCGTTGATCCGCGCCTGGAGACGAATCATGGACCGACCCGAAATGAAGGAGACTTCACTCGTCATCACCGGAAAGAAGGCTTGGCTCTTTGATGAGATCCTCAGTGAGGCCGGCATCGGTGATGCATCGGGCGATCGGATTGTTTTCACCGGATATTTACCGGAGGAGGATCTTCCCGCCCTCTACTCGGGAGCGTTGCTTTTTGTCTATCCCTCCCTATTTGAAGGCTTCGGGCTCCCCCCCATTGAGGCGATGGCCTGTGGCACGCCTGTGATCCTCGGCCGACATTCGGCGCTTGCGGAAGTCTGTGGGACAGCGGCTTGCTACACCGATGTAACCGATCAAGCGGCCCTCGGAGAGACCATCCTCATGTTGAGGAAAGATGAGACGAAACGCAGTTCACTCTCGGCCGAAGGGATTCTCCACGCGGCTTCCTACACCTTGGAGCGACTTGCCGCACCAACGGTCCGGGCATGGGAACGCATTGCACGAATTACGACTTAA
- a CDS encoding exosortase/archaeosortase family protein, protein MMAHPLTQESSGNNHDLRRKLIAAALVSLGIFVVFYTFVKYTTGYGQTRGTIFTQMHLQWQLEEWGHCMMVPFAAGLIVFLDRAKLLTLPMVGAASGFWILCSGFFLYWFGYKADNIYFSYAAAQILLAGLIVWFGGWGWMRELSFPWLFLIFMWPLLFLENFISFPLRMLVSHAGVVILNLTGVPAVLNGTGILSAADPLLHLAQGERFAVDVALPCSGMRSLFALLMVSALYGYFSIKGAWGRLTLFLVSIPLAIAGNICRIVMLTVGTMIMGSERAIGSLEHPSFFHMLAGYVVFLVALGGMVLVAGLINWGASRTRASSGVTKIAASTPASPENPSELN, encoded by the coding sequence ATGATGGCTCACCCTCTCACCCAGGAATCGTCAGGGAACAACCATGACCTGCGCAGGAAATTGATCGCTGCGGCCTTGGTTTCTCTAGGCATATTTGTCGTGTTTTATACCTTTGTGAAATACACAACGGGTTATGGTCAGACAAGGGGTACCATTTTCACTCAGATGCATTTGCAATGGCAGCTGGAGGAGTGGGGCCACTGCATGATGGTTCCTTTCGCCGCGGGGCTCATTGTGTTTTTGGACCGGGCCAAGCTATTGACCCTTCCCATGGTCGGAGCGGCGTCCGGTTTCTGGATCCTGTGCTCCGGGTTCTTCCTCTACTGGTTCGGCTACAAGGCCGATAACATTTACTTCTCCTATGCGGCAGCGCAGATCCTTCTCGCAGGACTGATCGTCTGGTTTGGCGGGTGGGGATGGATGAGGGAGTTGAGTTTTCCGTGGCTGTTTCTGATCTTCATGTGGCCCCTGCTGTTCCTCGAGAACTTCATCTCCTTTCCGCTCCGCATGCTGGTGAGTCACGCAGGGGTCGTGATCCTGAATCTCACGGGCGTTCCCGCCGTTCTTAACGGTACGGGGATACTTTCTGCGGCTGACCCCCTGCTTCACCTTGCCCAGGGTGAGAGGTTTGCCGTCGATGTCGCTCTCCCGTGCAGCGGGATGAGGTCCCTTTTTGCCCTGCTGATGGTCAGCGCCCTGTACGGGTATTTTTCGATCAAGGGAGCATGGGGGCGCCTGACCCTGTTTCTTGTGTCGATCCCGCTCGCGATTGCCGGGAACATCTGCCGGATCGTCATGCTGACGGTCGGCACCATGATCATGGGATCGGAGAGGGCGATCGGAAGCCTAGAACATCCCAGCTTCTTCCACATGCTGGCTGGTTATGTGGTTTTTCTGGTGGCTCTGGGAGGCATGGTCTTGGTAGCTGGATTGATCAATTGGGGCGCTTCCAGAACTCGAGCTTCCTCGGGGGTGACGAAAATCGCCGCCTCCACCCCGGCATCACCGGAAAATCCAAGCGAGCTTAACTAA
- a CDS encoding EpsI family protein, whose product MSLTNRIPFCRELVVVVMAGITLFFCFHGGAVKSGPESGVIMNLPEVLLGMQGTEVPVSEGEKAILPKDTEIAKKQYHSGDDHLLSVQIVLAGGEKRSIHRPEICLPAQGWTLDSGNMVPVKLSNGKKLEVMRLTARRPIMLNNGSKAELESVFYYWFVGHNATTPYHLKRILLTNLDMVFHNVNHRWAYVMVSAPVLKGLVPGGNDLNQTDEMLDNAVRELAPEIMKNL is encoded by the coding sequence ATGTCTCTCACAAACAGAATTCCGTTTTGCCGTGAACTCGTCGTCGTTGTGATGGCGGGAATCACCCTGTTTTTCTGCTTCCATGGGGGGGCTGTCAAGAGCGGTCCAGAATCCGGAGTCATCATGAATCTTCCCGAGGTTCTGCTCGGGATGCAGGGAACCGAGGTGCCGGTTTCCGAGGGTGAGAAAGCGATTCTTCCGAAGGATACCGAGATAGCGAAGAAACAGTATCATTCGGGGGATGACCACTTGCTCTCCGTACAGATCGTCCTTGCGGGGGGCGAGAAAAGGAGCATCCATCGTCCGGAAATCTGCCTGCCCGCTCAGGGATGGACTTTGGATTCGGGGAACATGGTCCCCGTGAAACTTTCCAACGGAAAGAAACTTGAGGTGATGCGTCTTACCGCTAGGCGCCCGATCATGCTCAACAACGGAAGCAAGGCTGAGCTCGAGAGTGTCTTCTATTACTGGTTCGTGGGGCACAACGCCACGACCCCGTATCATCTTAAGAGAATCCTTCTGACCAACCTCGATATGGTCTTTCACAATGTGAATCACCGATGGGCCTATGTGATGGTCTCCGCCCCCGTACTCAAGGGATTGGTCCCCGGCGGCAATGACCTCAATCAAACCGACGAGATGCTGGACAATGCTGTTCGGGAGTTGGCCCCGGAAATCATGAAAAATCTATGA
- a CDS encoding PAS domain-containing protein has translation MKQRDVRVDFIGELLIPTAYLFVVLGLDYTSRHSTITPLFAVIGLMVMAFCLRPSWMVAWGFVYSLVVACIFLIPTWTSFFNSSNTHAESLTPLVRTGTFVVGATLATLLCFSLNRARSLSRNLRKLIEGVPTPLIASDVNGRIFLINRTASELLGLDDKGKTTESYFELLAPKNRKGKTVAEYLLRFENPSISDPLVLECLGVVYHGSTLLIGSSDPPLLMTSLERKSVLESTPE, from the coding sequence ATGAAACAAAGAGATGTCCGCGTGGATTTCATCGGAGAACTGCTCATTCCCACGGCTTACCTTTTTGTTGTTTTGGGCCTAGATTACACATCAAGGCACTCCACCATAACCCCTCTCTTTGCGGTTATAGGATTGATGGTGATGGCATTCTGCCTGCGCCCATCGTGGATGGTTGCTTGGGGCTTTGTGTATTCACTTGTTGTCGCCTGCATCTTTCTGATTCCGACATGGACTTCTTTTTTCAACAGCTCCAATACTCACGCTGAATCACTAACTCCTCTTGTGAGAACAGGGACTTTTGTGGTGGGGGCAACGCTTGCGACGCTTCTTTGCTTCTCTCTCAACCGAGCCAGATCCTTAAGCCGGAATTTGCGCAAGTTGATTGAAGGGGTGCCGACTCCCTTGATCGCTTCCGATGTCAACGGAAGGATCTTTCTGATTAACCGCACTGCGTCCGAGTTGCTGGGACTTGATGACAAGGGAAAAACCACCGAGTCGTACTTTGAACTGCTTGCCCCCAAAAACCGTAAGGGGAAAACCGTTGCCGAATATCTTTTGCGGTTCGAGAACCCGTCAATCAGCGACCCCCTCGTTCTTGAGTGCCTCGGGGTTGTCTATCACGGCTCTACCCTATTAATCGGTTCGAGTGATCCTCCACTTTTGATGACCTCGCTTGAAAGGAAATCCGTTTTGGAATCAACTCCCGAGTAG
- a CDS encoding flap endonuclease, translated as MPSPRAERVLLVDGHYYLYRSFFAIRGLTNSRGEPTNAIYGFVKALRRMLSDLKPDYAAVVWDAGLPERRTQLQPEYKQHRDEMPDDLEVQQEPIQKIVPLLGVASVFLQNHEADDLIASYVVEASRRGMECVVATNDKDILQMVREGVSIYSTAKADVGEGNGGFKLLGIPEVTAKWGVEPSLIADVLALTGDSADNITGVAGVGGKTAAKWIAQYGSLDRILEGKELDPKVREKVEASRELILQNRQMVALDLDLPLPLPIAEMKLSPRYPELIEALRNCEFRSLVAEVEREASTAQLPSSIVHPPSPIPDPHSPSPISHHLFPHPPAQGELF; from the coding sequence ATGCCCTCGCCGCGAGCGGAAAGAGTCCTTCTGGTCGATGGTCACTACTACCTCTATCGCTCCTTCTTTGCGATCCGGGGTCTGACGAACTCGCGTGGCGAACCAACCAACGCAATCTATGGATTCGTGAAGGCGTTGCGGCGAATGCTCTCGGATCTGAAGCCCGACTACGCGGCTGTCGTCTGGGATGCCGGCCTGCCGGAGCGTCGCACTCAATTACAGCCTGAGTACAAGCAGCATCGGGACGAGATGCCGGATGATCTGGAGGTCCAGCAGGAGCCGATCCAGAAAATCGTTCCCCTACTCGGGGTGGCCAGTGTCTTCCTGCAGAACCATGAGGCGGATGATCTCATCGCTTCCTATGTAGTGGAGGCTAGCCGTCGCGGAATGGAATGTGTGGTGGCAACCAATGACAAGGACATCCTCCAGATGGTTCGCGAAGGGGTCTCTATCTACTCGACCGCCAAGGCCGATGTGGGCGAGGGGAATGGGGGATTCAAACTTCTTGGGATTCCCGAGGTGACAGCGAAGTGGGGGGTGGAGCCTTCGCTCATTGCCGATGTCCTGGCCCTGACGGGAGACTCAGCGGATAACATCACCGGAGTGGCCGGTGTGGGCGGTAAGACGGCAGCCAAATGGATCGCTCAGTACGGATCACTCGACCGCATCCTTGAGGGTAAGGAGCTGGACCCTAAGGTACGTGAGAAGGTGGAGGCCTCCCGTGAGCTGATTCTCCAGAACCGCCAGATGGTGGCTCTTGATCTGGATTTACCGCTGCCGCTACCGATTGCAGAAATGAAGCTTAGCCCTCGTTATCCTGAGCTGATCGAGGCGCTGCGGAATTGCGAATTCCGTTCACTGGTTGCCGAAGTGGAGCGCGAGGCGTCCACAGCCCAACTTCCATCTTCTATCGTCCATCCCCCCTCTCCAATTCCCGATCCCCATTCCCCATCACCTATCTCCCATCACCTATTCCCTCACCCTCCAGCCCAAGGAGAGCTCTTCTGA